In Pseudobdellovibrio exovorus JSS, the genomic stretch CTTATCCTGCTGTCGCTGAAAAACTTCCAAAAGTAGGTCACCCTTATAGACCTTCAGCAGAAGGTATCATCAGCTTAAAACCAGATCTGGTAATTGCTACGGAAGATAGTCTTCCGCCTGCAACAGCTCAACAAATTCGATCTGCAAAGATTCCCGTTTTAGTACTTGAAGCTTCAGATAAAAGTGGCGTTGATGGCTACAAACGCCGTGTTCGCATGATAGCAAAAGCTTTTGATATTGAAGCAAAAGCAGAAAAAGAAATTCAGCGTTTTGAAGAAGGACTTAAAAAAATCAACAGTTCTGCGACTGAAGGCAAGTCAGCAAAAGTTTTCTTCCTGTACGCCCACGGAGCGGCTTCGGGCCGCATCTATGGAACACAAACTGGTCCCCACTATTTAATCGAGGCTGCTGGCGCTCATAATGCCGCAGAATCAGTTGAAGGCGTTAAAGACTTCACTTCAGAAGCTATGGTAAAGATGCAGCCAGATGCCATTCTGGTTTTGAAACGTGTCTCTAAAAACTTAGGTGGAACTGAGGGCGTATTAAAACTACAAGGAATCTCGTTAACACCTGCAGGAAAAAACAAACGTGTTATCGAAATCGATGACAGCGTTCGTTGGATTGGACCTCGCTTCCCTGAGTTTGCACAAGAGTTAAATACGGCTCTAGCGAAATGAATCTTGCCCGTCGCTCTGTCATTTTAGTTTCCTTTATACTATTGTTAGCAGCGCTGCTGCTGACAATAGTCATTTCTATTTCTAAAGGTGCCGTCACTATTGCACCAGCCGAAGTTGTTCGCATTTTATTAAAAAACTTTGGACTACTCACTCAGACCTCTGTGGATGCACAACATGAAGCCGTTATCTGGGCGATTCGCCTCCCACGCGTTCTACAAGGTGTTATCGTTGGCGCCACACTGGCTGCCGCTGGCGTTGTGCTACAGGGACTTTTTAGAAATCCTTTAGCAGATTCTGGATTACTTGGTATCTCGAGCGGAGCTTCCTTTTTTGTGGCCGCCGCGGTGGTTTTACAATTTCACAAATTTGGACTCTTTACTTTACCACTCGCAGCTTTTGTCGGTAGCACCTGTGCCATCTTATTAGTTTCGGGATTATCACATTCCGCCAGAAAAACTCAGGTCGCCAGTATGTTATTAGCTGGTATCGCCTTAAATTCATTTTTTATGGCAGGGACCGGACTTGCCACTTATTTTTCAACGGATGAGCAGCTGCGTACCATTACATTTTGGCAAATGGGTTCACTAGCCAGTGCCAGTTGGACATCATTAGCCATTGCTGGCCCATTTATGCTGGTGAGTATTTTCGGCCTTCCCTTTTTAGCAGGCTCTTTGAATGCCTTGTTGTTAGGTGAAGACAATGCTCAATATCTTGGTGTGCGCGTCGAGCGCTTGAAGTGGTGTATTATCTTTTTAGTGGCTCTTGGCGTAGGAGCCTCAGTCGCCATTTCCGGTCTGATTGGTTTCATCGGTTTGATCGTGCCCCATTTAGTTCGATTGGTAACAGGCCCTAATCATAAACTAGTAATTCCGGGATCTATTTTAGTAGGTGCTATTCTACTCACTTCTGCAGATCTCTTAGCAAGAACTGTTATCACACCACAAGAGCTGCCTATTGGATTAATGACTTCTATTCTAGGAGCACCATTTTTCTTATACCTTATTTTAAGAGAGAAACGCCGAGGTTTACATGGCTAACCCACTTCTTCAGGTTAGAAATCTCTCTTTTGAAATTTCCGATAAAAGTTCAAAAAGAAAATTAGTGGATCAATTAGAGTTTGCTGTCAGCAGCCAAGAACTACTTGTTATCCTCGGCCGCAATGGTGCTGGCAAAAGTACATTGATGAAGTTAATCACGAAACAGCTTAAACCTAATGAAGGTTCCGTGCAGGTTTTTGGCAAAGAACTCGGTGAGCACCATCCTCGTGAACTGGCGAAGCGTCGCGCTGTTTTAACACAATTCACCTCTTTAACTTTTGATTACTCGGTTCTAGATGTGGTGTTGTTAGGGCGCACGCCTCATTCCGAATTTAACTCTATAAAACAATTTGATCGTGAACTGGCACTGCATTGTTTAGAACTCGTAGATCTACAAGATTTCGCTAATCGGGGTTACCTCTCTTTGTCTGGCGGAGAACAACAGCGTGTCCACATGGCCCGCGTCTTAGCGCAGCTCGGAGACTCTCAAGAAGAGCGGCTTTTACTTTTAGATGAACCGACCAGTAGTCTTGATCTTTACCATCAACATCAACTTCTAGAGCTTCTTAGAAAAATCAAAAAAAACAATGTGGGTATCCTAGCTATTCTACATGATCTTAATCTGGCAGCCCGCTATGCCGATCGCCTATTGATTATGAAACAAGGAAAAACTTTAGCGTTAGGAACACCACAAGACGTTTTCACCAGTGAGAATATCGCTGAAGCTTTTAACTATCATGCAAACGTGTTGCAAGATCCTACAAGAGGCTGCCCGTATCTGATCTAGGTACAACTTCTCTAGATATAACTTCTGCTGCACAATCTCAAGCAAAACGGCAGGACAACTGCCGTTTTGTAAACTGTCGTTAATAAAAATTTGATTTAATTTAATTAATTTTTATTTCACTGGTTTATTTCACTGGCTCACTCATGACGTGTGCTAGTGAAGTGTGCTCGCTTGCGCCACATCACTTGGTCTGTAATCGGATAAATCGATTTTTTCTTGAACCGATGTCGCTTCAACATCAATAAACTGTTTAAGTGGTGGCATCTTTCCAAAAAAGCCCCGTCCCGCGAGATATTTTAGGACGTAATAAGCAGCTGCTCCGTAAAGAAGCCACTGCCACCGAAAGCTCTTTACTACTTTTGGCGCTATTACCGCCATTGCTGCATTTTTTAAAGATGAGTCCATACAACCTCCTGTATATAGAAAGCTGAATGCATAAATCTTGCCAGAATTAAATCGCCCCTAAAATTAAAGAAAGCGTCAATGTGATTAATACGGCCAGTGAAACACCTACAAATTTCCAGTCCTTTTCACGCCACCATAAGAACAGCAATGTGATAACACGAAATGCCGGAGTCAATGCTAGAATCAACATCCCAAAAGACAAAAGACGATAAGCCCAACCTAAATCAGAATAAAAAATATCCAAAATACTGACTGCTGTCAGCGAGGTCTCGCCCATCCAGAGTAAAGCAATCAATCCCACCAACATTAACGTTACAGATAAGATCACTCCACCGCTAAGAAGAAACTGCACTGATTTTCTTTCAAATGCCGTATTTGATTTTTGTGGAAGTTTAATTTTATTGCCCAAACTTCACCCCCATCGCACTCAATAACATTTGAACAGCAACCAACACCAGCAGTATCGCAAATACTTTTTTCATAAGCGCGGCCGATATTTTCTGCGCCAAAGTTGTTCCATATAAAGCGCCACCCACAACACCGATCGCTACAGGGGCTGCCACCAATGGATAAACCATGCCTTTCATAAAATACACAAATAAACTGGAAATCGCCGTCACCCCAATCATAAAGTTAGAGGTCGCTGTTGCGACTTTGATCGGAACATTCATCCCTAGATGCATCGCTGGAACTTTAATAAAGCCGCCGCCAACACCTAAAAGACCTGACAGCATCCCTGCAAAAAATGAGATGATACTGCCTAGAAAACTTCGCTCGACTTGATAGTGAATAGTCGAACGACTGCTGACATCGTAATAAGACCCCGAAAGACTGTGAGCATCTTCTTGCGATTCGATCATCACTGTCTTCGAGTCCTCTGTCCCATCAAACTTCACTGTTTTAGTTTTATCTTTTGCTCTGAAGACTAAAAAAGCGATGATCATCATCAGAAAAGAAAAAATCATAGTAATCAAATGCGAAGAGACAAATACAGCAACTAAACCACCTGCGATACCGCCCAAAGTAGTTGCTACTTCTAACCACATGCCTAACCGCATATTCGCCAAACCTTTACCCACATAGACACTACCAGCGGCTGTGGAAGATGCGACCACGGCAAATAAGGATGAGACTACGGCTACTTTAATATCGAAACCAAAGGCCAATACCAGTATAGGGACAACGATGATCCCACCGCCGACACCCATTAGTGCTCCTAAAATACCTGCAAAGACACCGGTAAAAATTAAGCCGCAGATCAAGGCCACTGATAAATTTATGGATAAGGTTGGTAAACTTGTAAGTGCGTCCACTCAGCGTCCCTTCTTATGAGTTCTGAGTCTTCAATTTAATCTATAGAGTTAGATGTGACAACTTATATGGATTAAGACTTGTGCCTGTCGGCATCAAAGCGATAGATGTAGTCTTCAACAAAATTTTTAAGATTTTTTAACACGACATCTTTAGGTTCATTGTCCATAATGATCTTAAATAAAACGCAACTAAACGCATATAGCTCTAGCGGTTCACAAATCTCTTCCGTCGTTCGAGATGATTTGAGTTTTCCAGCTTTTCTGAATTTTTCCATGCGCTCTAGGAAAAGTGGATTTACTTTTTGCGAGAAAGTCAGTTGCTCTTTAAATTTTTTACTGAACTTTGGATCAACAAGCAGTTGTACGAAAATGATTTTCACGAAACTCAGATCTTGGCAAACACCATGGATCTTACTAGCACAGTAACTGACCGCTTCTTTTGTTACAGTAGCTTCTTCTGGATAAGACAGTTGTTCGATCTTAAATCTTTCCATCTTTCTTTTTAGAAGGGCGATTAATAGTCCCTGCTTACCATCGAAGTAGCGATTGATCAGAGCGATGTTCACATCAGATTTTTTGGCGATTTCTCGAGTAGTTGCTCTATCATAGCCGATCTTAGAAAAGAGCTCTTCGGCGGCATTTAATAACCGCTCTTCTGAAGCTGCTCTATCATTTAATCGCACTACCGTCTTTTTTTGACTCACCACTCACCTCAACTTAACTCATTAAAAACACAGGGTTTTATTGGGTTTCTTAGATTATAGCGAATTCTCACCTGCTTTTCAACTAAGTAATCGCTTGATTACTTTAAGATTTTAGTTCATATTGTTAAGTAATCGTTTGATTACTTATTTAAAGCACCCGAAAGGACCGTTCCTATGATGACGAAACCCTTACTTGTCTTAGCGCTAAGTTTTGTATCGCTTAACGCTTCCGCACTTAGTTTACCCGAATACCTTGAACAGGTAAAAAAGCACAGTCTTTCCTACCAAAGCAATGTGAATAGCGCCGAAGGTGCTGCTTTGCAGGCTCGTGAAGCTGACTTACTTTTTACTCCGCATTTTTTTGCTGAAGGTCGCAGTGGCCACGACGCCAAGCTTTCTAGCCCACCCGTCATGGTTTACGATGACCTGAAATCGCAAAACTATTCTGTTGGTGTATCTCAGCAGTTTAACTTCGGTCTAAAAGCCTCTTTATCTTACCAATTAAACAAAACAGATTTTGATGGAGCCAACTTCGGTCCCAACGTGCCCACCTCTTATTGGGATGCATCTCCGCGCCTAGAGTGGTCTTTACCCCTTTGGCAGAATGGTTTTGGTCGTGCAGATCGCGCCAATCAACAGTTAATCCGTAGCCAAGCCGAAGCCGCTAAATATGGTAACTTAGCCAAAGTTGATGGTTCTTTAATTGAAGCGGAAATCGCTTACTGGAGACTATCTTCTGCTCAAGAAAGCTTGAAAGTCCAACAACAAGCTTTGAAAGCAGCACAGAACATCTATAACTATGTAAACGAAAAGAAACGTAAGAACTTAGGTGAAGCTGCTGATGTATTACAAGCCACTGCATTAGTTGAAGCTTATCAATTACAATTGAAACAAGCCGAAATCGAAGAACAAGCGGCAAAACGTAATTTCAACTTACATCTCAATCAAGACTTCAATACTGAAGTTCCTGTTTTGAGCGCTCTGGATCTACAAGCTTTAGAAAATGTGGAAGTCACTAAAGTCCGCCCTGGTGACAGAGCAGACGTAAAAGCCGCACAAGCTCAAACAGAGCTAGCGCGCGCGAATAGCCAAGTCGTTTTAGAGCGTAACCGTCCTAAAGTAGATCTCTATGGTATCTATGCAATGAATGGTCGTGAGGCCAAAGCCACTGATGCGATGACTGATGTTAATCGTGCAGATCGCGAAACAGCTTTTATCGGTGTCAGACTGCAAGTTCCTTTGAATTTCAGCGCCACATCGGACGCTCGCGAAGGGGCACGTAAAAGTGTTTTAGCTGCGGAACAAAATGAAAAATATATTAAATTTACGCAAGACCAACACTGGGCTGATCTTGTTGAAAAAATCGAAGAAGCAAAAGCAACTCTGAAATTGACTACAGCGATGGAAAAAGCTCAAAAATCAAAATTGGATAATGAACGTGTTCGCCTAAGACAAGGCCGTACAACTACGTATCAAATCCTATTGTTCGAACAAGATTACAGCCAAGCGCAGGCGTCTCGTATCCGTGCAGCTTCGCAAATTTTAGCTTTACAATCACAACTTAAACTTTATCAGGCCTCAAACTCTGACGCCGCAGATGGGATCTAATTATGAGTCTCGCTAACGTATCCATTAAAAGACCGATCTTTATCACCAGTGTGATCATTGCGATTCTTGCTGCCGGTATCGCTGGTTTTAAAGCCATGAGTGTCGACTTATACCCTGACGTCAGTATCCCTGTCGTATCAGTACAAACAGTCTACCCTGGAGCAGGCCCAGAAGAGATTGAAAACTTAATCAGTCGCCCTATTGAGGACAATGTCAGTACAATATCCGGAATTAAGCGTCTGACATCGCGAAACCTTGAAGGCGTCAGTATGGTTATCGTCGAGTTCCAAAGTACTGTGGAAGCGAAAGATGCCGAGCAACAAGTTCGTGATAAAATCAATCTGACGAAGCCAAACTTGCCAGATGATATTGAAGAACCTGTCATTAAAAAGTTTGACCCTGCAGATAGCCCTATCATGATGTTGGCCTTATCTGCCAAGGATATCGGCGATGCAAAACTTTATGACATTGCAGATAGATACGTTAAGCCGCGCTTAGAGCAAGTGAATAACGTCGGTGCGATTGAAATCGTCGGTGGACGAAAAAGAGAAGTTCACGTTATCCTTGATCGTCAAAAGCTTAAAGCTCGTGAAATTTCTGTCGGACAAGTAGCGGCACAAATTGGAGCTTCAGGTGAAAACATCCCAAGTGGTAAAGTTAACAAAGGTGATCAAGAGTTAATTTTCCGTGGCCTAGGTGAATTTCGTTCTGTTCCAGAAGTTGCAGATACACTAGTTAACCTTTACGGAAATGAAGTTCCTACCCGCGTAGCCGATCTTGGTACTGTTGTTGATACATTAGAAGATGAAAAAACACGCAGTTTCTTTGAGGGCGATAAAGTTATCGTGCTTCAAGTGTTCAGACAAGCTGGATCAAATACTTTAAGTGTTACAGATGACATCAAAAAACAACTTGTTAAAATCGAACCTGAGCTATCTCAATTAGAAGGAACTCCACAACTTCAAGTTGTGATCGATTCCAGCCGTGTTATCCGTAACAACGTAGCTGACGTTTACGAAACTATTATTATCGGTATTATCTTAACAGTTATCACTGTTTTCTTCTTCTTAGGAAGTATGCGTTCTACTTTAATCACAGCACTTTCATTACCGGTTTCATTGATCGGTGCCTTTGCTCTGATGAAGTTTGCAGGATTCTCTATCAACGTTGTGAGTTTATTGGCCCTAACCCTTGCCGTCGGTCTTCTTATCGATGATGCCATCGTAGTTATCGAAAATATCTACCGCCGTATGGAGCTAGGTGAAAACTCGTTAGAAGGTGCTGAAAAAGGTACGAGCGAAATCCAAATGGCTGTTTTCGCCATCACTCTTGTGGTTATCGCCGTTTTCGTTCCAGTTGCTATGATGACTGGTATCGTGGGTCAGTTCTTAAAGCAATTCGGTTTAACCGTAGCTATTTCTATGGCGATCAGTTTGTTCGTAGCCTTAACGATCATCCCAATGTTAGCCGCTTACTTCGGTGGCGATGGACATGGCGCTCATGGCAAACAACACAAACCTCATGGACTATACGAAAAAACTATTGGTCGTATGTTAAGAGGTTTCGATCGTTTCCAAACATGGTTAGAAAATGTTTACGAAAATATGTTAGAGTGGTCTTTACGTCATACACGTCTAACAATCGCGGGGACATTTGTCGTCTTTGCTCTGAGTATCTATACTGTAGCCCACGTCCCTTCTGAGTTTATCCCAGATGATGACAGTGGTGAGGTTGCTGTAACTCTTGAGTTAGCTCCAGGTGCCAGCCTTGATCGCACAGCTCAGGCAGTGGACGAAGTGAATACTATCATCAAGAAAAACTCTGATGTGGAATTTTCACTGGTGACTATTGGTGGTGTTTACGGTGAAGCAAATAAAGCCGATATCCTTGTAAAACTTAAACCAACTCGTAAAATTACAAGTTTAATGTATCGTGATCAATTGCGACAAGAACTTGCTGGTTTCGTTGAGGAGTACAACCCTATCGTAAAAAAATACGATACAAGTGGTGGTATGCAAGCACAGCCTATTACGCTGAATTTGTTGTCTCCTAACCCTGAGGCTTTAGCAAAAGCTGCTGATCAGGTTTTTGAAAGACTAAAAAATGATCCGCGCGTAAAAGATCCAAATACGAACTACAGAACTGGTAAACCAGAAATGCAAGTACGTCTTAAACCAGGGGCTGCTAAAGAGTATGGTATCAATACTTCTACTATGGGTGTTGAGTTACGCGCTCAAGTTGAGGGTTTAACAACAGCTAAGTTCCGTGAAATGGGTCGTGAGTATGATGTTCGTGTTCGTCTAAAAGACGACCAACGTGACTTACAAAAAGACTTTAAAAACATCTATGTCCCTAATATCAATAGAAAGCTTGTTAGACTTTCTGATATCGCAAATGGAGAAGTTGTTGCGGGACCAGCCTCTATCGAAAGACAAGATAGATCTCGTTACGTGCAATTGACTGCCAGTGTGGCGCCAGGTGTAGGTTTAAGTGAAGTGGTTAACGACCTTGTTAAATCTATGACTACCGGAGACACTAAATTACCTGTTGATGTTCGTTACAGCTTCGCAGGTGATGCGGAAAATATGCAAGAGTTAGCAGGTTCTGCTGTTCTAGCAATTATCTTCGGTACTCTGTGTGTGTACTTAATTCTTGCGAGTCTTTACGAATCGTTTATCACTCCGATCACGATTCTAGTGGCTCTACCTCTAGCATTGAGTGGTGCTTTCCTTGGTTTATTCATCACAGGAAAAACGATCAATCTATTTGCTATCCTCGGTCTCTTTATGTTGATTGGTGTCGCAGGTAAGAATGGTATCCTTCTAGTCGACTTTACAAAACAGTTGATGGATCAAGGTATCGATCGTACGACAGCATTAATTAGAGCTGGACGCACACGTCTTCGTCCAATCCTAATGACTTCATTTGCCTTGATCGCTGGTACACTTCCAATCGCGATTGGTCTAAATCCGGCATCAAGAACTCGTACCTCTATGGGTGTGGCGATTGTGGCCGGTGTTCTATTGTCTACAATCCTGACTCTGATCGTGGTTCCGGCTCTTTTCGTGTACGTAGATCGTTTCAGAGTGTGGGCTAATAATTATGGTGCCCGTTTCACTTCACACGAAAAATCTGGTGCTGCTCCAACAGCAAGTCAGCACCAAGAAGAGAAAGAAATCGAAACTGTTCAGCCGGCAATCGTTAACTCAAATGCCTCTGAACCAACTGAGGCCTAGATTAACCCCTAGGCCGAAAGGTTATTATGAGTGCGGCAGATTTAAAGAAAAAAATTCTTAAGCCCACAAAGCGAGAAGCTTTAAAATGCGCCGCACTCAAATTGTTTTCTGAAAAAGGTTTTCACGCTGTCAGCACAAAAGAACTCAGCGAAAAAGCCAAAGCCAATATCAGTCTGATTTCATTTTATTTCGGTAGCAAAAAAGGTCTTTTACAAAATCTTTTTGAAGAATTAAGTCAGCATCAAATTTTCGATACAGATCGTCTTTTCTCTGGACCGATCAACTCCCGTGAAGAGTTAGAACAAAAAACTTATAATTTTCTTAAAGAACTTACAGATTTTTTCTCGCAACACCATGAGCTTCTGATTTTATTCTTTTGTGAGCTAGAGCTTGAAAGCCAAGAGGCGCAGGATCTTTTTCCAAAAACATTTGTCGGACTTTATCAAAGCTTCATGGCTTTCTTAGAAAAGGCAAAATCCCAAGGTTTGATCTCTGCAGAGACCGATATCGAGATTTTATCTTTGCGAACTATTTCGCCTATCTCTAGTCTACTAAGAAGTTTTAAATCCAGCAAACAGCACTTCCATATCTCTTTGAAGAATCCTGAGTTTCGAGAAAAACTCATTGCCACTATCGCCAAAGATGTCGCTTATAAAAACTAGAAAATATTGACGAGCTGATACTTCTTCTGATCTTTTTGGTACTTAATAACTACAATTGCACCTTTTTTGATTTTGATAAAATCAGTCTCTTTTTTAAAAATAGACTTCAGACAGTTACTTAGAAAAGGCTCGTGGGATACAGCGACCACACATTCTTCGCCTCTATCTTGTAACCACTTTAAAAACTCTATTGGATTCTTATCTGGTTCAATCAATGAATTACTTTCGATGAAGGCTTCTTTGAGTTCCAATCCTTCCAGCAAAATATCTAAGGTCTGTGCCGCACGTAGATAAGGGCTTGTAATAAATAGCTCCACCTCTTTGAATACCTTTTTATTTTTCTTTACCTGTTTACGAAACTCTTCTATTCCCTCTTCTGTCAGCGGTCGTTGAGCTTCTTTAATTTTCTTAATAAGTGCCACTGCACGATCTAATGCCTTTGCATGACGTACAAAGATGAGCGTCTTTGTCATTCTATCCCCTATTCCATCGAATATCGTCATCCATAGCCACAGTCTTTATAGCTCTAAGACATAGAATCTTTCGGCAATCCATCCTCACGGATGAAAATCTGTCCCACAATGAAACGAAAATCTGTATCCCCTTAGAATCCGATGATTTTTTTAATTTACTCAATTCGAAATCCGATAAAAAGGTCTATGCAATTCAGATATTTTCAATCACTTGTTTACGGGCTTGTCTTAACTGTGTTCTGTGGCGTTCTAGGTATGGCCTGTTGGTTTGATTTTAATGAAGATCATCGCACAACGACCTCTGTAACAGAAAGACTTCCTCAGTCTGTAGATCCCTCGTTATCTGAAGTGACTGTTTCATTTAAGCTGTCTGACAGTTTACCGGAAGCTATTCGCCTTCGTCTTTCGTCCCTGATTACGTCTACTTTTCCTCAAGTGACAGAAAACAGTTGTCCGACAACATCGTCACGTCATTTACATCTACAGTTTGGTTATGTACCTGATGGACCAATTCAGTTGGCTGAAAAACGTGCCCTTAAAACAAATGAGGGATTTATTATCAAAGCGCAAAAAGGACGTCTTCCCCACTGTCTGACTTTAGCCGCCGATGGAAAGGCCACCGAGCTTTCAGATTTTAAATCCTCACGGGGTGCCAGCTATGGTGCCTACGCTGTCATGCAAGACTTGGGATTCCGTTTCTTACACCCACTTAAACCGCAGAATGACTCGGTCACTTTAGATTTTTCCAAACTCGAAAAGCTTTCACGCACAGAAGAACCACGTTGGGAAACACGCGCTATGCATCTGCACACTATGCATCCTTTAGAACTCACCAACCTTGTCAATGGTTGGGGACTACGTGGCCCACAAGATCTACGCGGCTGGGAAGAGATGCTTCCCTATTGGACGTATTTCATGGAATGGATGACTGCACATAAGCAAAACGAAGTAGAGTGGATGTTACTTTGGTCGCCGAATGCAGGTACTTATAATCAAAGTGCCGAAAGACAAAACCGACTGAAGCGCCTGACAACTGTATCAAAAGATTGGGGTGTTGATGTTGGCGCCGTTACCCCTGTTCGCTTCGTTCAACAAAATGGATGGACCTTACTAAGAAATCACGAATCTCGTAAAGGTCAGCCGAATGAAGAGCGACAAAATATCAACGAAATTCTACACAATATCAATTGGCTTCTACAGGCTGGTTTCACCGCTATTGGCGGAGAACTCGGCGAAGGTGAATTCAGCAGTGCCCCTGCTGCTAATACAATCCAAGAACTCAATGCGATTGCAGATCATCTAGCCGCACAAAATCCAAAAGTTCCTTACCGCGTAAAAGTGCATGTCTCGCAGAAACAGTATGCCAAGGGTTACCAAGACCCTATGACAAGAAAAGACATCAATTTCAATTACCTGCCTCTTTATGCCAATTCAAATGTGGGTGTACTTCCACACACGATTCAGATTTATTCTTTAGATGATCCAGCCCCGACTTACGAAAATGAAAACTTCATGGATATGTTCCGCTTTATCAAAATGGCGGCCACAGGGGCTGTCGAAGGACGCCGTCGTGAAGTTCTATTTTATCCCGAAACTTCTTACTGGGTTTCTTATGATATTGATGTGCCTTTATTTCTACCCGTCTATGCCTACCGCCGCGTCCACGATTTGCGCTTGATCGCACGCGATGAAACTTCCGGAGAAATGAAACGGAAAAATGCGCATATTCACGGGCAAGTTATTTTTTCTAGTGGTTGGGAATGGGGCTATTGGTTTAATGATGTGATCACAGCCGAGGCCGCGTGGAATCCACGTTTAAATGCAGCCAGTTCTGCTTTGGCTTTCCAAGAAATTATTCGTGACACTTTCCGCTTAGATGAAAAAGTCGATGGTCGCTCTAGTGGTCTAGCACAATTGATCTCGTCTATTTCTCAGAATCAACATCGTCTTTTGATTTTAGGTCAGCATTCAAATGCTCGGCAGAACTCTATTGAGAAACGCAATGGCATGGCCTACATGGCCGGAGTCGATAGTTTTGATGAAATCGGCATGTGGACCCGCGAGAACCTGCCTTCTCCGCTAAAGAATTCAGTACCTCTAACTCAGCCTAATAAATTTCGCGATGATTGGGCTTTCCAATTCGCTCGCCCTTTTTATTTGAATGAAGCTAAATACAACTCTGAACTTAAGCCCTTATTAAGGGCCATGGCCAATACGTTTCAACAAGATGCTCAACGTATACAGGCATTCAAAGAACAAAAAATAATTAAAGGTCTTGAGTTTTTCTTACAAGAATTCACAGACGGAGCCCATATCAATTCATTAAGGGCCGCGTTTGTTTTTAATATTTATGAAGCCCGTCTAGCCCGTTCTAAAAATAAATCAGCGAATGAGATGAAGCCATTCTTCAACAGCCTTGATCGCTTGCTTCAAACAGGACGACAAATCACAGACAGAAGAAAATCCCTTATTCCTATGCAGCCAGCCCACCAAAAACTAGTAACTGCATGGGAAGCCAACGACTCGCAAAACCCCACGGACTATCGTTTTGGTTATCTGTGGACCGCTTACAATCTTTTCTACTGGCAACGCGAACTTAACAAACTCCGCTATGTCGAGGATGACAAATCCAATTTCTGTTATATGAATATTATTAAAGCTTCAGATCTGGAAGGTAAGGTCAATGGACCAACACAACAGGCAGAGGCCTTTGCACGTATGGCTCCGTACTTCCGCAGTTGTGCCACCATCCCGACTTCAGAACCCAATTTACAGCAAGGATGGTAGCACCTAAATCAAATCACGCTATCCTGTAGCGATCCTCTAGAAGCGAAATCTGGCTCCGATGCCTGCATTTAAATGCACATCTGTACTCGGAGCCAAATCTAGCACTGGCACCAATTCACCAAATAATTCCAGATTAGGATTTGTCGTTAAGTAATTAATGCCAATGGGGGCTCGAATTCCCACACGCGCTTTACCTCTATCACTGCCATCTGTAATATCACTGACGCGCGCGCC encodes the following:
- a CDS encoding heme/hemin ABC transporter substrate-binding protein, with the protein product MRLFFVYVLPFVLLSFNFAEGATVQGADNTEVSVQNPKRLVVINSSATETLFALGLGDRIVGTDAGSTYPAVAEKLPKVGHPYRPSAEGIISLKPDLVIATEDSLPPATAQQIRSAKIPVLVLEASDKSGVDGYKRRVRMIAKAFDIEAKAEKEIQRFEEGLKKINSSATEGKSAKVFFLYAHGAASGRIYGTQTGPHYLIEAAGAHNAAESVEGVKDFTSEAMVKMQPDAILVLKRVSKNLGGTEGVLKLQGISLTPAGKNKRVIEIDDSVRWIGPRFPEFAQELNTALAK
- a CDS encoding FecCD family ABC transporter permease, which codes for MNLARRSVILVSFILLLAALLLTIVISISKGAVTIAPAEVVRILLKNFGLLTQTSVDAQHEAVIWAIRLPRVLQGVIVGATLAAAGVVLQGLFRNPLADSGLLGISSGASFFVAAAVVLQFHKFGLFTLPLAAFVGSTCAILLVSGLSHSARKTQVASMLLAGIALNSFFMAGTGLATYFSTDEQLRTITFWQMGSLASASWTSLAIAGPFMLVSIFGLPFLAGSLNALLLGEDNAQYLGVRVERLKWCIIFLVALGVGASVAISGLIGFIGLIVPHLVRLVTGPNHKLVIPGSILVGAILLTSADLLARTVITPQELPIGLMTSILGAPFFLYLILREKRRGLHG
- a CDS encoding heme ABC transporter ATP-binding protein, giving the protein MANPLLQVRNLSFEISDKSSKRKLVDQLEFAVSSQELLVILGRNGAGKSTLMKLITKQLKPNEGSVQVFGKELGEHHPRELAKRRAVLTQFTSLTFDYSVLDVVLLGRTPHSEFNSIKQFDRELALHCLELVDLQDFANRGYLSLSGGEQQRVHMARVLAQLGDSQEERLLLLDEPTSSLDLYHQHQLLELLRKIKKNNVGILAILHDLNLAARYADRLLIMKQGKTLALGTPQDVFTSENIAEAFNYHANVLQDPTRGCPYLI
- a CDS encoding DUF1634 domain-containing protein; the encoded protein is MGNKIKLPQKSNTAFERKSVQFLLSGGVILSVTLMLVGLIALLWMGETSLTAVSILDIFYSDLGWAYRLLSFGMLILALTPAFRVITLLFLWWREKDWKFVGVSLAVLITLTLSLILGAI
- a CDS encoding sulfite exporter TauE/SafE family protein codes for the protein MDALTSLPTLSINLSVALICGLIFTGVFAGILGALMGVGGGIIVVPILVLAFGFDIKVAVVSSLFAVVASSTAAGSVYVGKGLANMRLGMWLEVATTLGGIAGGLVAVFVSSHLITMIFSFLMMIIAFLVFRAKDKTKTVKFDGTEDSKTVMIESQEDAHSLSGSYYDVSSRSTIHYQVERSFLGSIISFFAGMLSGLLGVGGGFIKVPAMHLGMNVPIKVATATSNFMIGVTAISSLFVYFMKGMVYPLVAAPVAIGVVGGALYGTTLAQKISAALMKKVFAILLVLVAVQMLLSAMGVKFGQ
- a CDS encoding TetR/AcrR family transcriptional regulator, whose protein sequence is MRLNDRAASEERLLNAAEELFSKIGYDRATTREIAKKSDVNIALINRYFDGKQGLLIALLKRKMERFKIEQLSYPEEATVTKEAVSYCASKIHGVCQDLSFVKIIFVQLLVDPKFSKKFKEQLTFSQKVNPLFLERMEKFRKAGKLKSSRTTEEICEPLELYAFSCVLFKIIMDNEPKDVVLKNLKNFVEDYIYRFDADRHKS